GTGAATCAGTCCCAATCATTAAACGGAAGTTCCCATCAGGATTTCGCCTCATAAAAAGTAAAATACGATCGAATACCTGCTCAAACGTCAAATTGCGCTCCTGGAGATTTTGAAATTTATATTCAGCACTCACTTATTATCACCACATTAAGTAATTTGTCTGGGAGTAACACTCTTCCACAACCTTTAACTTAAGATGTTAGACTTTTACTACCATTATATTGAGAGGCTCCGAACAAGTTGTTTATTTTTTGAAAAAATTATACTTAGCATTGTTTAAAGGCTGGATGAATGGGAATGCGCAGATTGATAAAAACTATGGGCAAAGGAGGATCACATATGAATAAAACATTAATTTTTGTACTTAAATTTGTATCAAGCATGATTGCTTTTGCCATAGCACTTGATTTATTTTTCGATGCAGCATTTGCCGATATTGTTTCTTTCAGCCTGCTGGTAACGGTTATGTCATATATGCTTGGTGATCGGATTATTCTCCCCGCCTGGGAAACCGGAATGCCCTCATTGCTGACTTTTTCCTGGTTTATGCATCTGTATGGGTTTTTGGGAGTGTATTGCTTAACAGTTACTTGCAAATAGCGTGGGGAAGTGTCATTGCAGCAGGAATTATCACTCTTTCCGAAGTCTTTGTGCACCGCTATCTGCAGAAAGGGGCCGATGTCAGCCAGGAGGAAAATCGCAAAGAAGCGGCCTTGAATCCGCGTCTGGCGTATGGAATGGAAATGGCCGAAGAAAAAGAGCCAACAAGGGACTGGGATTGACTGAATAATAAGCAACTAAACCCAATGCAGACTTATCCGTCGGTATTGGGTTTTTTAAAACAGAATAAGAATACCTTGCTATTTTGCCATCAAACATCCAATATTAATAAGGGTGAAATTTCTTTAAAACTTCACCTGAGCCTCTAATAAAGAAAGTGAAGAAAGCAGGGAATTATTTGCAGGATTTTTTAACACTGGGTATTTCAAAAAAACTAACAAATATATTGCTGAGCCATGGCATTGGAAAACCAACTCCTATTCAGGAGCAGGCAATACCCGCCGTGATGGAGGGCAGGGATATTATTGCACAGGCACAGACTGGAACTGGCAAAACATTTGCCTTTATTCTGCCGATTCTTGAGAAGCTTGACCCGGATGCTGTCCATATTCAAGCTCTCATTGTGACACCGACAAGAGAATTAGCTCTGCAGATTACAGATGAAGTTCAAAAACTGACTGCAGGCGATGATGATTTAGAGGTATTAGCCGTTTATGGGGGCCAAGATGTGGACAAGCAGCTTAATAAGCTTAAGAAAAAGGTTCAAATTGTCGTTGGTACGCCTGGCCGGCTTCTCGATCATATTAAGAGGAAAACAATTGATTTATCACAAGCAGATTTTTTAGTATTGGATGAAGCCGATCAAATGCTCCATATTGGCTTTTTGGATGAAGTGGAAGATATTATTAAAGAAACACCAGGCAAAAGGCAGACCATGTTATTTTCTGCAACGATTCCAGCAGAGATCAGGAATCTGGCAAGGAAACATATGAAAGAACCAGAGTATATGCAAATCGAAAAAACACAAGGGCCAGCACAATCAGTCAAGCAAATCGCCATACATACGATC
This window of the Cytobacillus pseudoceanisediminis genome carries:
- a CDS encoding DEAD/DEAH box helicase translates to MQDFLTLGISKKLTNILLSHGIGKPTPIQEQAIPAVMEGRDIIAQAQTGTGKTFAFILPILEKLDPDAVHIQALIVTPTRELALQITDEVQKLTAGDDDLEVLAVYGGQDVDKQLNKLKKKVQIVVGTPGRLLDHIKRKTIDLSQADFLVLDEADQMLHIGFLDEVEDIIKETPGKRQTMLFSATIPAEIRNLARKHMKEPEYMQIEKTQGPAQSVKQIAIHTIDRAKQATLMQLIQTHRPYLAVIFCRTKRRVSKLNDVLKSNGFQCDELHGDLSQSKREQVMKRFRDAELQLLVATDVAARGLDVEGVTHVFNYDIPLDPESYVHRIGRTGRAGMKGMAITFYSSADKPLLEAIEKGLNITISKQNLGNSQERQKPSRSSEKTLKCKKSQLHPEERKMIIGKMQTEKRLKAKPPQQRAEKGKGKTQNH